Proteins co-encoded in one Halorussus vallis genomic window:
- a CDS encoding DUF7504 family protein: MQTKGHNGDGSLRDSVERGTSILLLSPSLDEATDDACLDLLTLDRPRAENVLWVTYTRSPDSCVQDWLSHAGEQPNNMRFVSVGETTRSAAAAPSDGRDVGGELVETLSSPGDLTGLGIKLSEILKEWSAADADTVACFHSLTALLQYADLQTVYKFLHVLTGRFEAAGVTGHFHLDPDACDAQTVSTLTSLFDTVVERDDGEWVVRSR; this comes from the coding sequence ATGCAAACGAAGGGTCACAACGGGGACGGGTCGCTACGGGACAGCGTAGAGCGAGGTACCTCCATCTTGCTGTTGTCGCCGTCGCTCGACGAAGCGACCGACGACGCCTGTCTCGACCTTCTGACGCTCGACCGTCCGCGAGCGGAGAACGTGCTCTGGGTGACGTACACGCGCTCGCCGGACTCCTGCGTGCAGGACTGGCTGAGCCACGCCGGCGAGCAACCGAACAACATGCGGTTCGTCAGCGTCGGCGAGACGACCCGCTCGGCGGCGGCCGCCCCGAGCGACGGACGCGACGTGGGCGGCGAACTGGTCGAGACGCTGTCGAGTCCCGGCGACCTCACCGGACTCGGCATCAAACTGAGCGAGATCCTCAAGGAGTGGAGCGCCGCCGACGCGGATACCGTCGCGTGCTTCCACTCGCTGACGGCCCTGCTCCAGTACGCCGACCTCCAGACGGTGTACAAGTTCCTCCACGTCCTCACCGGTCGGTTCGAGGCGGCCGGCGTGACCGGTCACTTCCACCTCGACCCCGACGCCTGCGACGCCCAGACGGTGAGCACGCTCACGTCGCTGTTCGACACGGTGGTCGAGCGCGACGACGGTGAATGGGTCGTCCGTTCGAGGTAG
- a CDS encoding DUF7855 family protein — MLLVVTYSRAARQTLRNACDAHEATVVQRFGRAALLEPTELGAFLALRLRAKHGGDVQVERTAPFNEFADVPESVRTAAEAYERRDSPSTPYAKFAAGTDLPDPDRMADHDL; from the coding sequence GTGCTACTGGTCGTGACGTACTCGCGGGCCGCCCGCCAGACGCTCAGGAACGCTTGCGACGCCCACGAGGCGACCGTCGTCCAGCGGTTCGGCCGCGCGGCGCTGCTCGAACCGACCGAACTCGGCGCGTTCCTCGCGCTCCGCCTGCGCGCCAAGCACGGCGGCGACGTGCAGGTCGAACGGACCGCGCCGTTCAACGAGTTCGCCGACGTCCCCGAGTCGGTTCGAACGGCCGCCGAGGCCTACGAGCGCCGCGACAGCCCGAGTACCCCCTACGCGAAGTTCGCAGCCGGAACCGACCTCCCCGACCCCGACCGGATGGCAGACCACGACCTATGA
- a CDS encoding DUF7856 family protein: MKVRVGGRVLAGDAVDLRRLDRTPRPESLLVEIRGGGGAGERANETERGDAGRGAPGVSVAVDCPAPGPAHEFVGFVSPGATISLRPALAAAARTRGHEAPQDAELTTLQERFAALDPADVDLTAARRRVADATGAETDLRERVAALRGRVATLRETPDADPASAAAELADAAGRLAEAETERIAAEQALAGARNRARRSRERRRERLSLRDRIDNLRRDARADLADSIRAEFDAALADVPDTPPDREPGRDADTDPVSAALAVARVADLDAPVVLACDRFESAAAAASWLDAAVLKV; this comes from the coding sequence ATGAAGGTCCGCGTCGGCGGGCGGGTACTGGCCGGCGACGCGGTCGACCTCCGCCGACTCGACCGAACCCCTCGGCCCGAGTCGCTTCTCGTCGAGATTCGAGGTGGCGGTGGTGCGGGCGAACGAGCGAACGAAACCGAACGCGGTGACGCCGGGCGCGGCGCGCCCGGTGTCTCCGTCGCCGTCGACTGTCCGGCCCCCGGTCCCGCCCACGAGTTCGTCGGCTTCGTCTCTCCCGGCGCGACGATTTCGCTTCGGCCCGCGCTCGCGGCGGCCGCCCGAACGCGAGGCCACGAGGCGCCCCAGGACGCCGAACTCACGACTCTCCAAGAACGCTTCGCCGCGCTCGACCCGGCCGACGTCGACCTGACGGCCGCCCGTCGCCGGGTCGCCGACGCGACCGGCGCGGAAACCGACCTCCGCGAGCGCGTGGCGGCGCTGCGCGGGCGAGTCGCCACGCTCCGCGAGACGCCGGACGCCGACCCCGCGTCGGCCGCGGCCGAACTCGCCGACGCCGCCGGACGCCTCGCGGAGGCCGAAACCGAGCGTATCGCCGCCGAGCAGGCGCTGGCGGGCGCGCGAAACCGCGCCCGCCGAAGCCGCGAGCGCCGACGCGAGCGACTCAGTCTCCGCGACCGAATCGACAACCTCCGGCGAGACGCCCGGGCGGACCTCGCGGATTCGATTCGCGCCGAGTTCGACGCGGCGCTCGCCGACGTGCCGGACACTCCGCCCGACCGCGAACCGGGCCGAGACGCCGACACGGACCCCGTCTCGGCCGCGCTGGCGGTCGCGCGCGTGGCCGACCTCGACGCGCCGGTCGTCCTCGCCTGCGACCGGTTCGAGAGCGCGGCCGCGGCCGCGTCGTGGCTCGACGCCGCCGTGCTGAAGGTTTAA
- a CDS encoding MSCRAMM family adhesin SdrC, with protein MQLDCRCDARDGVTLVELVVENDAAVARRVRIGNRLDGTVWPPRCEGVPEAGWDDGGFEGVVAPGERLAVGYASPAGPRDPPAEIVWTERAARDPDASSERVSAPERDTDARPETGADSISVGAVAATPESVVRSLGDPRPPADAVPLAAPEARSDSTEKRDRPNQDDESDGETDRDDPNESDIDSGGDSTEVPAAAGTSVDDAHPEPVDAWLSAAERRIERVKSLAAATTLDEAAAELEALGGLAAAEDMLAVVADDRERLLAVAERAAELGDRAAAAEAVPLDAYRRLS; from the coding sequence GTGCAGTTGGACTGTCGATGCGACGCCCGAGACGGCGTCACGCTCGTCGAACTGGTGGTCGAGAACGACGCCGCGGTCGCCCGTCGGGTCCGAATCGGCAACCGACTCGACGGTACGGTGTGGCCGCCCCGGTGCGAGGGCGTCCCCGAAGCGGGGTGGGACGACGGCGGATTCGAGGGCGTCGTGGCGCCGGGCGAGCGCCTGGCGGTCGGCTACGCGTCACCCGCTGGACCGCGGGACCCGCCGGCAGAAATCGTCTGGACCGAGCGGGCGGCCCGCGACCCCGACGCGAGTTCCGAACGGGTTTCGGCCCCCGAACGCGACACAGACGCGCGTCCCGAGACGGGAGCCGATTCGATTTCCGTCGGGGCGGTCGCCGCGACGCCGGAAAGCGTCGTGCGCTCGCTGGGCGACCCGCGTCCGCCCGCCGACGCGGTTCCGCTGGCGGCTCCCGAAGCGCGTTCCGACTCGACTGAGAAACGGGACCGACCGAATCAGGACGACGAGAGCGACGGTGAGACGGACCGAGACGACCCGAACGAGTCGGATATCGATTCCGGAGGCGATTCGACCGAGGTGCCGGCCGCGGCCGGCACCTCGGTCGACGATGCGCACCCCGAACCCGTCGACGCCTGGCTGTCGGCCGCCGAACGCCGAATCGAGCGCGTCAAGTCGCTGGCGGCGGCGACGACGCTCGACGAGGCCGCGGCGGAACTCGAAGCCCTCGGCGGACTGGCGGCCGCAGAGGATATGCTCGCGGTCGTCGCCGACGACCGCGAGCGACTCCTCGCAGTCGCCGAGCGGGCGGCCGAACTGGGCGACCGGGCGGCGGCGGCCGAGGCGGTGCCCCTCGACGCCTACCGGAGGTTGTCGTGA
- a CDS encoding MinD/ParA family ATP-binding protein — MILAVAGGKGGVGKSTVALNLGAELDAVVVDADLGMADLPDARGPDLHDVLAGRATPVEAVREVGPVGLLPCGRTLAGARAGEVTRFVEAVEAVEDAYGSVVVDCPAGLAADAGLPLFAAEACVLVTTPREFALADALRTRALARRLDCGLAAVALNRSGPNPPTEKIRRALGAPVVAIPDADSLRRAQRHGRPVASLAAECAPAKQLAELAGEVRRCARN, encoded by the coding sequence GTGATTCTGGCCGTCGCCGGGGGGAAGGGCGGCGTCGGTAAATCGACGGTCGCGCTGAACCTCGGGGCGGAACTGGACGCGGTGGTCGTGGACGCCGACCTCGGGATGGCCGACTTACCGGACGCTCGCGGCCCCGACCTCCACGACGTCCTGGCCGGCCGCGCGACGCCCGTCGAGGCGGTCCGGGAGGTCGGTCCCGTCGGCTTGCTCCCGTGCGGGCGGACGCTGGCGGGCGCGCGGGCGGGCGAGGTCACCCGTTTCGTCGAAGCCGTCGAGGCTGTCGAAGACGCGTACGGCTCGGTCGTCGTCGACTGTCCGGCGGGGCTGGCCGCCGACGCCGGACTCCCGCTGTTCGCCGCCGAGGCGTGTGTCCTCGTCACGACGCCGCGAGAGTTCGCGCTGGCCGACGCCCTGCGGACGCGGGCGCTGGCCCGGCGACTCGACTGCGGGCTGGCGGCCGTCGCGCTCAATCGGTCGGGACCGAACCCGCCGACGGAGAAGATTCGGCGGGCGCTGGGCGCGCCGGTCGTGGCGATTCCCGACGCCGACTCGCTCCGGCGCGCCCAGCGCCACGGTCGGCCGGTCGCATCGCTCGCGGCCGAGTGTGCGCCGGCGAAGCAACTCGCCGAGTTGGCGGGAGAAGTGCGTCGGTGTGCGCGGAACTGA
- a CDS encoding transcription initiation factor IIB: MSKAHAEPACPECDGRLTPERDETVCADCGLVVAEDRIDRGPEWRAFADDETEKERTGAPLTRSRHDRGLTTEIGHGGNGDLRLTGRKRRQVTRMRREHERARISSKAERNQVYAFTEIRRLVSALQLPRTIRDRACVLFESAQSEDLLRGRSLEGFAAAAVYATCRTDSVSRTLEEVLKNARADRAELTVAYDALNRELGLPTGPIDPREYLARFASRLGLPVEVENRAGELVERGHEENLVSGRDPSGFAAACLYTAAREAGRHLTQREAADVADVTPVTLRSTFYDLQE; this comes from the coding sequence ATGAGCAAAGCACACGCCGAACCCGCCTGTCCCGAGTGCGACGGCCGACTGACCCCCGAGCGCGACGAAACCGTCTGCGCCGACTGCGGCCTCGTGGTCGCCGAGGACCGCATCGACCGCGGTCCGGAGTGGCGCGCGTTCGCCGACGACGAAACCGAGAAGGAGCGGACCGGCGCGCCCCTGACCCGCTCGCGCCACGACCGCGGGCTGACGACCGAGATCGGCCACGGCGGCAACGGCGACCTCCGACTGACGGGGCGCAAGCGCCGGCAGGTCACGCGGATGCGCAGGGAACACGAACGCGCGCGAATCTCCTCGAAGGCCGAGCGAAATCAGGTGTACGCCTTCACCGAGATTCGACGGCTGGTTTCGGCCCTCCAGTTGCCCCGGACCATCCGGGACCGCGCCTGCGTCCTCTTCGAGTCGGCCCAGTCGGAGGACCTGCTCCGCGGGCGGTCGCTGGAGGGGTTCGCGGCCGCCGCGGTGTACGCCACCTGCCGCACCGACTCGGTTTCGCGGACGCTCGAAGAGGTCCTGAAGAACGCCCGCGCCGACCGCGCCGAACTCACGGTCGCCTACGACGCCCTGAACCGCGAACTGGGTCTGCCGACCGGCCCAATCGACCCCCGCGAGTACCTGGCACGGTTCGCCAGCAGGCTCGGCCTCCCGGTCGAAGTCGAGAACCGAGCGGGCGAACTGGTCGAGCGCGGCCACGAGGAGAACCTCGTCTCGGGCAGAGACCCCAGCGGCTTCGCCGCGGCCTGCCTCTACACCGCGGCGCGGGAGGCCGGGCGGCACCTGACCCAGCGCGAGGCCGCCGACGTGGCCGACGTGACCCCCGTGACGCTCCGCTCGACGTTCTACGATTTGCAGGAATAG
- a CDS encoding DUF7858 family protein: MTLADIADGLEVTTEQRDSGVAAVDATETDLRDALAEYASDLPCDAEAAAEIVEGHTSGRSVGDTARAAGVAPMTAAKTLHLLGCEGVSPLTPRAHEILADWLSADLSRTEALELTGASESEFALATFVETHDPLAGASEVVEGAYALGGDAAVRKRDALAETMSDVGDLY, translated from the coding sequence GTGACGCTGGCCGACATCGCCGACGGACTCGAGGTGACGACCGAGCAGCGCGACTCGGGCGTCGCGGCGGTGGACGCCACCGAAACCGACCTCCGGGACGCGCTGGCCGAGTACGCATCCGACCTCCCCTGCGACGCCGAAGCGGCGGCCGAGATAGTCGAGGGCCACACTTCCGGCCGGTCGGTCGGCGACACCGCGCGCGCGGCGGGCGTCGCCCCGATGACCGCCGCCAAGACGCTCCACCTGCTGGGCTGCGAGGGCGTCTCGCCGCTGACGCCGCGCGCCCACGAGATTCTCGCCGACTGGCTGTCGGCCGACCTCTCGCGGACCGAAGCGCTCGAACTCACCGGCGCGTCGGAGTCGGAGTTCGCGCTGGCGACGTTCGTCGAAACCCACGACCCGCTGGCGGGAGCGAGCGAGGTCGTGGAGGGCGCGTACGCGCTCGGCGGCGACGCCGCCGTACGCAAGCGCGACGCGCTGGCCGAGACGATGAGCGACGTCGGCGACCTCTACTGA
- a CDS encoding GlcG/HbpS family heme-binding protein yields the protein MNDITLDTATELLAAAEARAEEMDLSMVIAVTNAEGNLVAQHRMDGAWLASVNISKNKAYTAAALKQPTDALAEPSQPGGSLYGLQTTDEGRIVVFGGGFPLERDGDIVGAIGASGSEVEDDMEVARAGVERFEELR from the coding sequence ATGAACGACATCACGCTCGACACCGCGACGGAACTCCTCGCGGCCGCCGAGGCGCGGGCCGAGGAGATGGACCTCTCGATGGTGATAGCCGTCACGAACGCCGAGGGGAACCTCGTCGCCCAGCACCGGATGGACGGCGCGTGGCTCGCCAGCGTCAACATCTCGAAGAACAAGGCCTACACCGCGGCGGCGCTCAAACAGCCGACCGACGCCCTCGCGGAGCCGAGCCAGCCCGGCGGTTCGCTGTACGGCCTCCAGACGACCGACGAGGGCCGCATCGTCGTCTTCGGCGGCGGCTTCCCGCTGGAGCGCGACGGCGACATCGTCGGCGCGATCGGCGCCAGCGGGAGCGAAGTCGAAGACGACATGGAAGTCGCTCGGGCGGGCGTCGAACGGTTCGAGGAGTTGCGCTGA
- a CDS encoding AAA family ATPase, whose translation MTVSTAALVGATGGAGTTRLAVEVGATLARDGREVAILDAAFATEGLARHIAGRIDADVTKLLTAEEESSLAEGLYDHDASADLPGRLALCPARASFERMARAKTAGAAERFGDLLAEAVEAFDHVLVDVPPVASNQAVAAVTEAERVAVVAPATDRGVDAVGRLRGRLADVGTEADAVVANRVVPEASEQPLRSADAAVPESEVTGVDGVPSSVLHPETAFAPAVANAAEVVCRTTVELEFEEPGLFEFDAERYLPDALT comes from the coding sequence ATGACCGTTTCGACTGCCGCGCTGGTCGGCGCGACGGGCGGCGCCGGCACGACTCGACTCGCCGTCGAAGTCGGCGCGACGCTCGCCCGCGACGGCCGCGAGGTGGCGATTCTCGACGCCGCGTTCGCGACGGAAGGACTCGCGCGCCACATCGCCGGCCGCATCGACGCCGACGTCACGAAACTGCTCACGGCCGAGGAGGAATCGAGTCTCGCGGAGGGGCTGTACGACCACGACGCGAGCGCCGACCTCCCGGGTCGACTGGCGCTCTGTCCCGCTCGGGCGTCGTTCGAGCGGATGGCCCGCGCGAAGACCGCGGGCGCGGCCGAGCGATTCGGCGACCTCCTCGCCGAGGCCGTCGAGGCGTTCGACCACGTGCTCGTCGACGTGCCGCCGGTCGCCTCCAACCAGGCCGTCGCGGCGGTCACCGAGGCCGAGCGGGTCGCGGTCGTCGCGCCCGCGACCGACCGCGGCGTGGACGCCGTCGGGCGACTGCGCGGCCGCCTCGCCGACGTCGGGACCGAAGCCGACGCCGTGGTCGCCAACCGGGTAGTTCCGGAGGCGTCCGAACAACCGCTCCGGAGCGCCGACGCCGCGGTGCCCGAGAGCGAGGTGACCGGCGTCGACGGCGTCCCCAGCAGCGTCCTGCATCCCGAGACGGCGTTCGCGCCAGCGGTGGCGAACGCCGCCGAGGTGGTGTGTCGGACGACGGTGGAACTCGAATTCGAGGAACCGGGGCTGTTCGAGTTCGACGCCGAGCGGTACCTGCCGGACGCGCTGACGTAA
- a CDS encoding HIT family protein has translation MSQDDCIFCQIVDGDIPSRTVFEDDTAMAFLDANPLSPGHTLVIPKEHYEELEDVPGDVAAHVFGVLHRLNTAVQHAVDADGANVAFNDGAAAGQEVPHVHGHIIPRFEGDGGSPVHAVAGERPTLTDAELDEIAEEIHNQR, from the coding sequence ATGAGCCAGGACGACTGCATCTTCTGCCAGATAGTCGACGGAGACATCCCGAGCCGAACCGTCTTCGAGGACGACACCGCGATGGCGTTCCTCGACGCTAACCCGCTCTCGCCGGGCCACACGCTCGTCATCCCGAAGGAGCACTACGAGGAACTCGAAGACGTCCCCGGCGACGTGGCGGCCCACGTCTTCGGCGTCCTCCATCGACTCAACACGGCGGTCCAGCACGCCGTCGACGCCGACGGCGCGAACGTCGCGTTCAACGACGGCGCGGCCGCCGGTCAGGAGGTCCCGCACGTCCACGGTCACATCATCCCGCGGTTCGAGGGCGACGGCGGCAGCCCCGTCCACGCGGTGGCGGGCGAGCGGCCGACCCTCACCGACGCGGAACTCGACGAGATCGCCGAGGAGATTCACAACCAGCGGTAG
- a CDS encoding SHOCT domain-containing protein, giving the protein MAATPGERLRENATKVASTLVTGLWLVAMFTGQDWWLAALFVGYFVVVPIVALLFGDEDDISEWWDDGDDADWGGAWTGEESEDESEPAEPNNRDALETLRERYARGELTDEQFERKLERLLDTETLESVEDRAKRERERLRE; this is encoded by the coding sequence ATGGCCGCGACGCCCGGCGAACGCCTCCGCGAGAACGCGACGAAGGTAGCGAGCACGCTGGTCACCGGACTCTGGCTCGTCGCCATGTTCACCGGGCAGGACTGGTGGCTGGCCGCGCTGTTCGTCGGCTACTTCGTCGTCGTCCCCATCGTCGCGCTCCTGTTCGGCGACGAGGACGACATCAGCGAGTGGTGGGACGACGGCGACGACGCCGACTGGGGAGGCGCCTGGACCGGCGAGGAATCCGAAGACGAGTCCGAACCCGCCGAACCCAACAACCGCGACGCGCTCGAAACGCTCAGAGAGCGGTACGCCCGCGGGGAACTCACCGACGAGCAGTTCGAGCGAAAGCTGGAGCGACTCCTCGACACCGAGACGCTGGAGAGCGTCGAGGACCGCGCGAAGCGCGAGCGCGAGCGACTGCGGGAGTGA
- the ileS gene encoding isoleucine--tRNA ligase encodes MSRFEEVDDQYEPRAVEDRVFGYWDEVDAYEKAKQHRADGEDFFFVDGPPYTSGAAHMGTTWNKTLKDAYIRYKRMCGYDVTDRPGYDMHGLPIETKVEEQLGFENKKDIEEFGEENFIEACKEYADDQLEGLQSDFQSFGVWMDWDNPYRTVSPEYMEAAWWGFSQAHEKGLVEQGQRSISQCPRCETAIANNEVEYEDVEDPSVYVKFPLRDREGSLVIWTTTPWTIPANTFVAVDGDLTYQQVRATKDGQEDVLYVAAECVEGVLKAGRYDDYEVEDEFTGEEMVGWQYDHPLDEEVPAHASDEGTLQVYTADYVEADRTGLVHSAPGHGEEDFERGTELGLDVFCPVGGDGVYTEAGGEYEGQFVKDADENIVADLEEKGLMLRADTVVHSYGHCWRCDTGILQIVTDQWFITITDIKDELLANIEDSEWHPSWARDNRFRDFVEDAPDWNVSRQRYWGIPIPIWTPEDWDGDMDDVVVVGTREELAELVDQDVDPDEVDLHKPTVDDLTITRDGETYTRIADVFDVWLDSSVASWGTLDYPENEEAFEELWPADLIMEAHDQTRGWFWSQLGMGSAALGEVPYDEVLMHGWALAEDGRKMSKSIGNIVAPEEAIERHGADPMRTFLLAQNPQGDDMRFSWDEMENVQRDLNIFWNVFRFPLPYMRLDDFDPEETTLEAVDEDLELVDEWVLSRLQTVTAEMTDHWEDFRQDKALSALLEFVVEDVSRFYIQVVRERMWEEEDSASKQAAYATFYAVLSDLVALLAPYAPFVAETVYQNLTGDAGHETVHMRDWPEIDEYWQDAQLETDVSLLRAVEEAGSNARQQAERKLRWPVTRVVVNADDERVVEAVERHGDLLADRLNAREVRVVAPGESWGELHYSAEADMSVLGPAFGDDAGRVMQALNDAQVQETSLDALEDAVSEALGEDVELTDEMVEFVTETPEGVTGVPFDTDGDQRGVVYVDTELTEDIESEGYAREVIRRVQEMRKEMDLDIEERVRLELDVADARVADLIDERMDLVREEVRADEVGTVEDGYRKEWDVEGVEMTIALAPLAEAQA; translated from the coding sequence ATGAGCAGGTTCGAGGAAGTCGACGACCAGTACGAACCCCGCGCGGTCGAGGACCGCGTGTTCGGCTACTGGGACGAGGTCGACGCCTACGAGAAGGCCAAGCAGCACCGCGCCGACGGCGAGGACTTCTTCTTCGTCGACGGCCCGCCGTACACCTCCGGGGCGGCCCACATGGGCACGACGTGGAACAAGACCCTGAAGGACGCCTACATCCGCTACAAGCGGATGTGCGGCTACGACGTGACCGACCGGCCGGGCTACGACATGCACGGCCTCCCCATCGAGACGAAGGTCGAGGAGCAACTCGGCTTCGAGAACAAGAAGGACATCGAGGAGTTCGGCGAGGAGAACTTCATCGAGGCCTGCAAGGAGTACGCCGACGACCAACTGGAGGGCCTGCAGTCGGACTTCCAGTCGTTCGGCGTCTGGATGGACTGGGACAACCCCTACCGGACGGTCAGCCCCGAGTACATGGAGGCCGCCTGGTGGGGCTTCTCGCAGGCCCACGAGAAGGGACTGGTCGAGCAGGGCCAGCGCTCCATCTCCCAGTGCCCCCGGTGCGAAACTGCCATCGCCAACAACGAGGTCGAGTACGAGGACGTCGAGGACCCCTCCGTCTACGTGAAGTTCCCCCTGCGGGACCGCGAGGGCTCCCTGGTCATCTGGACCACGACGCCGTGGACCATCCCCGCCAACACCTTCGTCGCGGTGGACGGCGACCTCACGTACCAGCAGGTCCGCGCCACGAAAGACGGCCAAGAGGACGTGCTCTACGTCGCCGCCGAGTGCGTCGAGGGCGTCCTGAAGGCGGGCCGCTACGACGACTACGAGGTCGAAGACGAGTTCACCGGCGAGGAGATGGTGGGCTGGCAGTACGACCACCCGCTCGACGAGGAGGTCCCCGCCCACGCGTCCGACGAGGGCACCCTGCAGGTCTACACCGCCGACTACGTGGAGGCCGACCGGACGGGTCTGGTCCACTCCGCGCCCGGCCACGGTGAGGAGGACTTCGAGCGCGGGACCGAACTCGGCCTCGACGTGTTCTGCCCGGTGGGCGGCGACGGCGTCTACACCGAGGCCGGTGGCGAGTACGAGGGTCAGTTCGTCAAGGACGCCGACGAGAACATCGTCGCCGACTTGGAGGAGAAGGGCCTGATGCTCCGGGCCGACACCGTGGTCCACAGCTACGGCCACTGCTGGCGGTGTGACACCGGCATCCTCCAGATCGTCACCGACCAGTGGTTCATCACCATCACCGACATCAAGGACGAACTGCTGGCCAACATCGAGGACAGCGAGTGGCATCCCTCGTGGGCGCGGGACAACCGCTTCCGAGACTTCGTCGAGGACGCCCCCGACTGGAACGTCTCCCGCCAGCGCTACTGGGGCATCCCCATCCCCATCTGGACGCCCGAGGACTGGGACGGCGACATGGACGACGTGGTCGTCGTCGGCACGCGCGAGGAACTCGCCGAACTGGTCGACCAGGACGTCGACCCCGACGAGGTCGACCTCCACAAGCCCACCGTGGACGACCTCACCATCACGAGGGACGGCGAAACCTACACCCGCATCGCGGACGTCTTCGACGTCTGGCTCGACTCCTCGGTCGCCTCGTGGGGCACGCTCGACTACCCCGAGAACGAGGAGGCCTTCGAGGAACTGTGGCCCGCCGACCTCATCATGGAGGCCCACGACCAGACCCGCGGGTGGTTCTGGTCGCAACTTGGCATGGGGAGCGCCGCGCTCGGCGAGGTCCCCTACGACGAGGTGCTGATGCACGGGTGGGCGCTCGCGGAGGACGGCCGGAAGATGTCCAAGTCCATCGGCAACATCGTCGCGCCCGAGGAGGCCATCGAGCGCCACGGCGCCGACCCGATGCGGACGTTCCTGCTCGCCCAGAACCCGCAGGGCGACGACATGCGGTTCTCCTGGGACGAGATGGAGAACGTCCAGCGGGACCTGAACATCTTCTGGAACGTGTTCCGGTTCCCGCTGCCGTACATGCGCTTAGACGACTTCGACCCCGAGGAAACCACGCTCGAAGCGGTCGACGAGGACCTCGAACTCGTCGACGAGTGGGTGCTGTCGCGGCTCCAGACCGTCACGGCCGAGATGACCGACCACTGGGAGGACTTCCGCCAGGACAAGGCGCTGTCGGCGCTCCTGGAGTTCGTCGTCGAGGACGTCTCGCGGTTCTACATCCAGGTCGTCCGCGAGCGCATGTGGGAGGAAGAGGACAGCGCGAGCAAGCAGGCGGCCTACGCGACGTTCTACGCGGTCCTGTCGGACCTCGTCGCGCTGCTGGCGCCGTACGCGCCGTTCGTCGCCGAGACGGTCTACCAGAACCTCACCGGCGACGCCGGCCACGAGACGGTCCACATGCGCGACTGGCCCGAGATCGACGAGTACTGGCAGGACGCCCAACTCGAAACGGACGTGAGCCTCCTGCGCGCCGTCGAGGAGGCCGGGTCGAACGCCCGCCAGCAGGCCGAGCGAAAGCTCCGCTGGCCCGTCACCCGAGTCGTGGTCAACGCCGACGACGAGCGCGTCGTCGAGGCGGTCGAGCGCCACGGCGACTTGCTGGCCGACCGGTTGAACGCCCGCGAGGTCCGGGTGGTCGCGCCCGGCGAGAGCTGGGGCGAACTCCACTACAGCGCCGAGGCCGACATGAGCGTGCTCGGCCCGGCGTTCGGCGACGACGCCGGCCGCGTGATGCAGGCGCTCAACGACGCCCAGGTGCAGGAAACATCGCTCGACGCGCTCGAGGACGCCGTCTCCGAGGCGCTCGGCGAGGACGTCGAACTCACCGACGAGATGGTCGAGTTCGTCACTGAAACCCCCGAGGGCGTCACGGGCGTCCCGTTCGACACCGACGGCGACCAGCGCGGGGTCGTCTACGTCGACACCGAACTCACCGAGGACATCGAGAGCGAGGGCTACGCCCGCGAGGTCATCCGCCGGGTCCAGGAGATGCGCAAGGAGATGGACTTAGACATCGAGGAGCGCGTGCGCCTCGAACTCGACGTCGCCGACGCCCGCGTCGCCGATCTGATAGACGAGCGCATGGACCTCGTCCGCGAGGAGGTCCGCGCCGACGAGGTGGGGACCGTCGAGGACGGCTACCGCAAGGAGTGGGACGTCGAGGGCGTCGAGATGACCATCGCGCTCGCGCCGCTGGCGGAAGCCCAGGCGTAG